Genomic window (Zingiber officinale cultivar Zhangliang chromosome 2B, Zo_v1.1, whole genome shotgun sequence):
ACTTTGCAGAATTCGGATCCGTTTCGATTCGACGACGGCGGCGACGACCATGGCGATGACGGAGAGACACATCCCAATGCCGATCCTCTGGAGCACAGTGATTCCCTTCTCTTTTCCGGTGAGGAGGTGGAGGAAGGGGATTATGAGCTTGTCGTAGAGAGGCATGATGAGGATGATGGACATGGTGATGGCGCTCTGCAGCATCGCCGGAGGGATCACGATTGTTCGTCGCTGTCCGACGCTGTGTTTCATCATCATGCCTTGCTTCGTGAAGAAGGTGAGCGGCTGCTGGAAGATCACTGCGAACGTGAGGAGCATCGTCCAGATTGGCAGGAGTCTGAGTATTGTTCTAGCCACGCCAGGCGGTTCATCGGCGACGTCGCCGCCGGTGCAATCAGACGCCGAGCCAAGAGGTTTCGCTTGTAACCTTCCATCCACACAATTAATCAAACATGTCAAGCAAaagcaaaatcaaaatcaaaagcaCAGGTGAAAGCTGATCTTACTCGAGTTCTTCAGCATCATTTTCCAAACCGATGAGGCTTTTCGACCTGAATTTATAAGGCCGATCGGGGATCTTGTGGACGTAAAACCGGGACGAGCAGAGGAAGCAAGCCACCGAGACGGCCATGGCACATGTAGGGATGGCGAACCCCAGTCCCCAACCAAAAGTGTCTTGGATATAGGACATGACGGAGTTGCCCAAGAGGCTGCCGCTGCAGATGCCGAAGTACCACCACTGGAAGAACAAGCTCTTCTTGTTGCTCCTCTCGTCATCTGTGTCCAACTGATCGGCTCCGAACGCTTGCAACGAAGGGTTGTATCCTCCTTGACCTAAGGAAATCAAGTAGAGCGGAAGGAACAGAGATGAAGTCGGCATCCATGCGCACAGCAACGCCCACGAGGTCAACCCCACAAATCCCTGCTAACAAAAAAAGTTTTCAGCAACTCGATCGAGAGATGGAGCTAGCTAGCCATGATCGTTCTCTAGCTCTCACGAATTACCATGATGTAGAGCAAGGAAGAGACTGTAATGGTGGAGTAACGATCCCAGTAGGAATCAGCGAGGATCGCACTGGCGAGAGGAAGCATGGAAGTGACTCCACTCCAAGTGCTGACGCTCTTGGCAGCCGAAGAGGTGCTCATCTTCACATGGTGAGTGAGATAGCTCAGCAGGTTGGAGGCCACTCCTTTGTAAGCAAATCTCTCCACGCTCGCCACCACTGCAATGCTCCATGATCAGTAGTAAACTCATCACAAAAGGtcgtcgatcgatcgatccatcgaGAGCTTACCAATTATGAGTATGCATGATTTGCTAAGGCCTGAGGAGCTCTTCATTTCCAGAGCCATGGCAGAGATCAGGACTAATCAGGAAGCAGATGGTGGCTCCATATATCTTACGCAACTGATCTGTGTTACAGGGCGTCAGATCAATCAGACACACTTTGCGTTTTCCTGTTCAAGATAAAAATAAGTGTGACAAACACTTTTTCTATCTCCTACTTCCCCAGTAGTGAATGTTGTTGCTAAATCGTGTCACTTTGCATCACTGTTCGTCATGGTGCATGCTTTTATGGATTGGCTGCCCAGAAAAGGATTGGGAACCGAAAAGCTTTTGGATTATGGAGTTGTTAAAGTTGTTCCTTTAGATAAACTTGGGTGGCATCCCCATAACCCTCCCTGACGCACTCGAGCAAAGGAGATGGCAAGATGGATCAGGCACTGATTTGCTTTCTTCAGGGTTCTCTGATTTGCCTTATCAGACAGAGCTCGAGTAGACCGAGTCGTCTGCAAAGAACATGTACAAAGAAGATAATGTCTAATTTAAACGAAGCAGAGAGCAAAGGACATGTACGAAGGAGGAAGGCGTTATAGAAGCCAATAAAGAGAGTAAGGTGGAGGATGATTCATCGTTGCAGGGAGAGTTGTTGTTGCTTGTTGAGGCGGACTTCACTTTCTCTTTGATTGAATTGCCTGGTGGATCATCCTTTTCCTTTCCGAGCATCCCCGTCAGATTGCACACTGTCCAAGTTAACTAAACTTAGGCTTTCTGTGGTCGACTGGCCAACCCAACACATGGGTATTCTAGTCGGCTCAACTTATCAAACAGCTCGATAGATTCGCTCGAAGACATGAACTTACCATGAAACATTTGTTTATATTTAAGTATGAATTGATGCTCGAATCAGGAGTTTATATGCTTGGTTCAACGTTAAAAAGCAATTATCTAATTGTTGAAATGTgtgatttcttttttattttttatctaaaaaaattaCCATCGCCACCATTATCGATTTTACTAGCTGGAACTATAATGGCCCAACAGTAATGTTTGGAGAATTAGGATATTAATGGGCCTGATGAAATAATGGCGTTAGGCCTTTGTATTAAAACTTACatgaattaataaataatagtgttgattaaattattatttagtttattaatgaatgtcatttatttatttttatatattaagtATGAATTACATATGACAGATAGACATATTATATAACACGTGGATCAGTAAAGGTGACGTGGCAGTTTGGGCACGACGATAGCCTTCAGTGGCACCTCCCGCCGCAGGGTGGTACCGGGCGCCTCCTCCATGCTCACCTCCTCCGGCCTCATCCCCGCTGGAGGCAGCCACTCGAATCCGTGAACAAGATTGGCCATCAATAATTGGACCATCTTCAATCCCAATCCGTACCCTGGGCACATCCTCCGCCCTGCTCCGAACGGCAATAGCTCCATGTCCTGGCCCTTCACGTCGACAGCGCTGCCCAAGAACCGCTCCGGCATGAACTCCTCCGGCGACTCCCACACAGATGGATCCCGCCCCATGGCCCACACGTTCACCAGCACGCTCGTCCCCGCGGGGACGTCATACCCGCCGCAGTCCTCGCCCGCGACGGCGTGCTCCCGAGCTTGCCGCGGAACGAGCAGGGGCACCGCCGGGTGCAAGCGCATCGTTTCCTTGACGACGGCCACCAGGTACAGAAGCCGTGGGATGTCATCCTCCTCCACCCACCGCCCTCGGCCTACAACCTGCTCCAGCTCCTCTGCTGCCTTCCTCTGTTTCTCGGGGTTCCGTACGAGCTCCGAGATGGCCCATTCGATTGTCACCGACGACGAGCCGGAGGCGCCAACGATCATGCTCTGTATAAAATTATCCAATCAAagcattcaaaatcaaattttgaaatgaagtaaTCGATTAATCTACCTGAATGAAAGCTTTGACCCTGTCCCTATCAAGTCTGGTATCGTTGTCGATGGTTGGATCATCGACCATCAGAAGGAGCACGTCGACCGTGTACTTGGCAACGAAGGCGTCACCTTCGCATAGGCGGTGCTCTTCGTGGTCGACCAGAATTTGCTCGTACAAGCTGTCGAGCTTCCGGCCCAGCAGCTTCATCCGGCGGACGTTGCCCAGCAGGTCGAGGAATCCGAGCCAGGGAATGTAGTCGCCGAGGTTGAAGACTCCAAAAAGCATCACTAATTCCTCGATCCCCTCCTTGAAGTCCTGTGCTATGTATTGCTTCCCAAAAGCCATGCGGCTGATGACATTGAACGCGAAGGTGAAGAGGAATTCCTTGACGACGACCTGCGGAGACGCGTCAAAAATGCGGCGTAGGAGGGAGTGGACCTCGTCGACGCGGATGGAGGAGAAGGAGTGGAGGCGTTTGGCGCTGAACAGCTCGGTGAGGGATAGGCGGCGGACCTGGCGCCAGTAGGGGCCGTAGGGTGACCAAACCATGTCGGAAGAGTTGTATGCCGTGTACTTGGTGACGAACGTGTTGGGGCGGTCGGAGAAGGAGAGGTCGTGGGTCTTGAAGAAGAACCGGGCTGCGGCGGCGGAGGAGCCGACGACGGTGGGGCGGGATCCGAGGAGGAGATACATGAGTGGGCCGTGCTTCTTGGCGAGGGCGTGGAGGGATTGGTGGGTAAGTGGGCCGATGAGGTGGAGGTTTCCGATCACTGGCCATGGCTTGGGACCCGGGGGAAGGTTAAATTTGCGGCAGCGGCGGCGGCTGTGGCGAAGGCCGGCGAGAGGTACCAGTACAAGTATAAATGCGATGACCAAATAAGTAATAATTAGCTCCATATTTCTATCTCTAAACATATTGATCATATCTGAAAGAAGAGCCAAGTTATAGAGTGTAGAATacttaaatttcaaaagaaaaatattaattcttcGTTAACGTAACCGAATTAATTTGCTAATTTTGAATAAATCAGATGATTCATGCTGACGGATTTTATATTATAACTCTctgtaattattatttaaaagGCAGGCGACAcattattaaacttaaaatatATTCATTAACATTTTAATAATATTCATGTGTcaattaactttaattaaatatattaattcTCATGTCATTAAATGGATTCCACGAGGTTCATGGGCTTACTAGAACATCAAACATTAACTTTTTAACAAGATGAACATATCAATTAACCTTAAAACAAATATACTAATTTAGTGATAGTAGGTCTCTAAGTGAATTTATCCTGTAGATGAATTTGGATCATCCATTTTTAGATTAGATAGGTAAACAtcttaattataataaaaaaaattgtaaatcaAATATCAGTTGGATTTAAATAAAACTTATGTAAAATGTAATGTAACTTAGTTAGCAATTATAAAAAGGTATTTGAAATTAACAAAAATATAGAGAGACAAACTTAACAAATGGAAACTCTCTTTACTTGCGGTGCTTACTTCAATATGTCAACTATAAAAAACGTTAGCACAAAAGAGCAATCAAACAAGCTAATTTGAATGTTCCACATCTGTTATAAAAGTTGGACAACCCTGACTGATAACAGGAGAAGAGTCAGTTGCCCCTGACAATAGTTATATTCTCTAATAGGTAACTGAAAGTCTAAGATTTTAGTTCCAGTTACGAAGTATtgcaaaagatttttttttctccaaTAAGAAGTAGACCTACAAATATTGGTCATTCCCCTTCCCTGATTTATTCTAGTGGTCaatgaaaaatttctataaaatcaaatcataaaagaaaataatttaatatatcaaaattgatCAAATTAAATCATCAAACCAAATCAAATTTGTATTaagatttaataattattaaaataatacacTTGTAACTATTAgaataattatattatttattaatgaatcaattgaccaaatattttttatatattatatattataatgtCCTTAtcacaaatatcaatgaacaatattTTTTGTTACTCtctttctattctttttctttcatttatcATCTTCAAAATTATTCGGTTCACATAATTAAAATACATAGGTTATAAAGAAAAGAGTCAGTTGTTGCAATGGATATAACAAATTTGGAGGTTGTCAGGGTTGGAGACATGGTGATCGAGGGGCTATAAGAGAAGGAGCCCGTGAACGTGCAGCTAGTTCATAGACGATCGAGTTTTCTCTTGAGTTCGCAAACAAGGGCGAAGCTACTTAAAGGAAAAGCTACAGTTCAGATTTTAGGCTCCACCCATTATTCGCAAATGCAAAGCgttaaatatatttgtctatgaCCTTTATAGTGTGGCAATGGATGACAAAACTGGAGGGCTTCCATTGATGTAGTATATGCTACAGGACCGTAAGGACTTAGTGTGCATTAGATGCCTCAAGGATCTCCAGTCAGTTGTGTGCAAATATACATAGATACATGGTATAATGCCCACCAGGTACGATAAACGTAGAATGTCATCCTCCACCCACCACTTGTTTCTCAGGTTCCAGACGGTCTCCACGATAGTCCCTTCGATGGTCATTTTTCCCATCAAACATAATAgtatcttttataagataattattataatgaaatttaaaaaacgttattatcaaaataaaaatgacgtgtaaaaataattttttaataatagagGAAACATAAAAGACATTTTACATGTGAAAAGTACAATTggataaatgaacatatgtgtttccaagattaacaATTTGTAAATTTGAATCATCGCCTATTTGAATCATATCTGAGTCATTATACGACATTACAtatgtaaggatattataatctgatgtgatttgatgagttgctccagtgtcaatataccaatcagtataTAAAAATTTTGGGTTTTACCATGAGTAGGCATGGACAAGAGGATTTTAGGATAGACTTATGAAACAGTTGGTTGTCTTGATGCTGTAGGACCACCAATAAAATTTGAGTCAAATTATCTAGgatattgaatttcaaaatatttatttttgagatAAATTTGATATTTCACTCTAGTATAAGATTAATCATATTTTCTAGAGTATTAATTTTTAGAGAAATGATACGCTGCTCGAATTTGCCTCTCGAATTTGGATCTCGAATGACGTGGCTTCCTGCGTGGAAAGTGACACGTCAAAGACTTTCcactttgttttttttctctccctGCTCGGCTCGAATTTTCTCTCCGCCTCTTGCCTTGCCCTAACGTTTTCTCTCCGCCTCTTGCCCTAACATTTTCTCGCCGCCTCCTTGCCGTCTCTCTTTCCCTCCGCCTCTTGCTGTCGCATTTTCCCTCCGGCTCATTGCCCTAAATCTCTCCGCTCTCCGTTCTCTGCTCTCGGCGCTCGGCGGACTTGGCTCCTTCCTTTCTCTCAGCCTCTCCCCTGCCCTAAATCTCCCCTGAATCCAGGTACAAAGCTATTTTCCTTAGCTGATTTTTGTCCAAACCGACTTTATGCTATTCGGACCTTAACGTTGCTCGGTTTCCTGCTGTTTAGCTGCTCGCCTCTCCCTATTTTTTCTGCTCGTAAAAGGACTTTTTTGTTCAACTTAAGCAAAGTGATAAACTTAGAGCAGTGTGCGTTAATCCTTCCTCTATATTCTCGAAGCAGTATCCTTGAGTCTGAGAAAATATTAAAGTGGATCAGTGCAAATTTTTTTACAGGCCCTCTGATAGTACCCGCTAACTTGATTGTTTCATTGTAATATGACTTGATTGTTTCAGTGCAAATTTTTGGCTGGGTTTTTTGGCTACAACAAAAGTAACATGCTGGGTTTTTTGGCTACAAGCTATTTAAACCACTGAAATATCATTTAAGAATCTCCATTCTTTGCTAGATGCTTGCATTCAGGATTCAGTCTGAGTCCATAATCACTTTCTTGGTGATGGCAAGCCTATTGTCATTTTTTGGGTTGGAGGAGTGCTAGTGTCTTTAGCCCTAGACAACTTGAATTATATATTCAGGCAACATATGGGTTCTTTTAGCTTACAATAATCAGATTTGATACTAAATTGGACGTGAGCAGTCCAAAATCTGTGATGGAGCATCCTATTGGATGCTTCAAGAAGTTCCATCTGAGCCTTGGAGTTGATCTTTTGGGGCTATGTTGCTACGGCTTGTGACTAAGGGGCTGTTTATTAGGGTAGTTGTTTTAATTATCAATATTGATTTTTCTATCCATAGACCTTGTTTTTATCTTGGGTGACATCTTGTCTCACTTTCCGGATTCAGTATGATGGCAAGTTAAGACTTTAACTAGAGTTCTGATATAAATTTATGTCATAATACCTTCAGGTCATTCATATCCCCAAATTTGATTCCATGCTGGCAAACAATGACCTTCTTGTTGATTTTCAAAGGTTGCGTTGTTGTGCTATGTATTATGCCCTCCGTTTCTCAAATACCTTAGAAAGCCTTGGAAAGGTCTGAAAAATGCATAATATCCTACAGCATTTAGTCAAATAAGTATTTTCCTTCATAGTTTATTCA
Coding sequences:
- the LOC122049365 gene encoding protein NRT1/ PTR FAMILY 5.8-like, which produces MALEMKSSSGLSKSCILIIVVASVERFAYKGVASNLLSYLTHHVKMSTSSAAKSVSTWSGVTSMLPLASAILADSYWDRYSTITVSSLLYIMGFVGLTSWALLCAWMPTSSLFLPLYLISLGQGGYNPSLQAFGADQLDTDDERSNKKSLFFQWWYFGICSGSLLGNSVMSYIQDTFGWGLGFAIPTCAMAVSVACFLCSSRFYVHKIPDRPYKFRSKSLIGLENDAEELELQAKPLGSASDCTGGDVADEPPGVARTILRLLPIWTMLLTFAVIFQQPLTFFTKQGMMMKHSVGQRRTIVIPPAMLQSAITMSIILIMPLYDKLIIPFLHLLTGKEKGITVLQRIGIGMCLSVIAMVVAAVVESKRIRILQSGGMFLPHDQPLQLESQLSIFWLLPQYILLGISDVFTVVGMQEFFYMEVPATMRTIGIALYLSVFGFGSFLSALLISVLEFFSKSNGKNQSWFSDDIREARLDSYYWFLASLSAISFLAFAYLCRHYNNMN
- the LOC122048512 gene encoding dimethylnonatriene synthase-like; protein product: MTIEGTIVETVWNLRNKWWVEDDILRLSYLVGIIPYMINMFRDRNMELIITYLVIAFILVLVPLAGLRHSRRRCRKFNLPPGPKPWPVIGNLHLIGPLTHQSLHALAKKHGPLMYLLLGSRPTVVGSSAAAARFFFKTHDLSFSDRPNTFVTKYTAYNSSDMVWSPYGPYWRQVRRLSLTELFSAKRLHSFSSIRVDEVHSLLRRIFDASPQVVVKEFLFTFAFNVISRMAFGKQYIAQDFKEGIEELVMLFGVFNLGDYIPWLGFLDLLGNVRRMKLLGRKLDSLYEQILVDHEEHRLCEGDAFVAKYTVDVLLLMVDDPTIDNDTRLDRDRVKAFIQSMIVGASGSSSVTIEWAISELVRNPEKQRKAAEELEQVVGRGRWVEEDDIPRLLYLVAVVKETMRLHPAVPLLVPRQAREHAVAGEDCGGYDVPAGTSVLVNVWAMGRDPSVWESPEEFMPERFLGSAVDVKGQDMELLPFGAGRRMCPGYGLGLKMVQLLMANLVHGFEWLPPAGMRPEEVSMEEAPGTTLRREVPLKAIVVPKLPRHLY